One Rosa chinensis cultivar Old Blush chromosome 3, RchiOBHm-V2, whole genome shotgun sequence DNA window includes the following coding sequences:
- the LOC112191284 gene encoding copper transporter 2, which produces MTMQMSFYWGRNVTILFSKWPGNDQHNPGMYILALFFVFAIAFAMEPLSVWPTIKPSGSSVVAGLAQAFLYAIRISLGYFVMLAVMSYNIGIFIAAVAGHTVGFFVAKASALSITKPPGPEPSF; this is translated from the coding sequence ATGACTATGCAGATGAGTTTCTACTGGGGCAGAAACGTCACTATCCTCTTCTCCAAGTGGCCTGGAAACGACCAACATAACCCAGGCATGTACATATTGGCCCTCTTCTTTGTGTTTGCTATAGCCTTTGCCATGGAGCCTTTGTCCGTCTGGCCGACTATCAAGCCCAGCGGGAGTTCGGTAGTCGCAGGCCTGGCTCAGGCTTTTCTTTACGCCATTCGCATCAGCTTGGGTTACTTTGTGATGCTTGCCGTTATGTCCTACAACATTGGAATCTTCATAGCAGCTGTGGCGGGCCACACGGTTGGGTTCTTTGTTGCCAAGGCTAGTGCTCTTTCCATTACCAAGCCTCCGGGACCCGAACCTTCATTCTGA
- the LOC112195272 gene encoding copper transporter 6 has translation MSHEVHDEGGTLMPPMPPMPMSTPPPTKPTGDLSNTSDYSMSMNNSLYWGKNVTILFSGWPGHDHLGMYVLSLSFLFLLAVAVEILSVGPTLKPTATPLVSGVTQTGIYALRTVLAYLVMLSVMSFNVGILIAVVAGHALGFFVVKVRALNQLTSQADSTDPLKV, from the coding sequence ATGTCTCACGAGGTACACGATGAAGGTGGTACGCTGATGCCGCCGATGCCACCGATGCCGATGAGTactccaccgccaacaaagcctACGGGCGACCTGAGCAACACATCTGATTATTCCATGAGCATGAACAACAGCCTCTACTGGGGCAAAAACGTTACCATACTCTTTTCCGGCTGGCCGGGGCATGACCACCTCGGCATGTACGTCTTGtctctctccttcctcttcctcctcgccGTCGCCGTCGAGATTCTTTCCGTGGGGCCTACCCTGAAGCCGACCGCCACTCCTCTAGTCTCCGGGGTCACTCAGACGGGTATTTATGCACTGCGCACCGTTTTGGCTTACTTGGTCATGCTATCTGTCATGTCCTTCAATGTTGGAATCCTCATAGCCGTGGTGGCTGGCCATGCCCTAGGTTTCTTTGTCGTCAAGGTTCGTGCGCTTAACCAGCTAACCAGCCAAGCCGACTCGACCGATCCGCTCAAAGTGTGA
- the LOC112193365 gene encoding peptidyl-prolyl cis-trans isomerase PASTICCINO1 yields the protein MAVIEAAAPQKPKKEPTDDEKRRMKIVAGSLMKAVIRPGGGDSTPSDGDQVIYHCTVRTLDGVIVESSRSEYGGKGIPIRSVLGKTKMIVGFLEGLPTMPKGEIAMLKMKPQVHYGEDDCPLSAPSDFPKDDELHFEIEMIDFFKAKIVSDDLGVVKKVITEGQGWESPREPYEVKAWISAKTGDGKVLVPRTQGEPFFFNFGKSEIPKGLEMGIGTMSRQEKAVIYVSSQYLTPSPFLPVVEGVEEVHFEVELVHFIQVRDMLGDGRLIKRRIRDGKGEFPMDCPLHDSLLRVHYKGMILNEEKTIFFDTRVNNNGQPLEFCSGEGLVPEGFEMCVRLMLPGEIALVTCPPDYAYDKFARPANVPEGAHIQWEIELLGFEMPKDWTGLDFTSIIDEAEKIRNTGNRLFKEGKFELAKAKYDKVLREFNHVNPQDDEEGKTFSNTRNLLHLNVAACYFKMGECRKSIETCNKVIEANPGHVKALYRRGMAFMAAGDFEEAKSDFNKMIQLDKSTEPDATAALLKVKQQEQEVEKRQRKQFKGLFDKKPGEISEVGTEEDGDKTADVNQKNDDQEEDLDGDTSETSREVAGNAAQTSAPQTTFWPRLLRVLGRVGWTNMLFNVTFLFVLAYLLNLWFN from the exons ATGGCTGTAATTGAAGCTGCCGCGCCACAGAAGCCAAAGAAAGAACCAACCGATGACGAAAAGAG GAGGATGAAAATAGTGGCCGGAAGCCTGATGAAAGCTGTGATCAGACCCGGTGGAGGTGATTCAACACCTTCAGATGGTGATCAG gtTATATATCATTGCACTGTTAGAACACTGGATGGAGTCATTGTTGAATCTTCAAGATCAGAATATGGAG GCAAGGGAATCCCCATACGAAGTGTTTTGGGAAAGACCAAGATGATAGTTGGATTTCTAGAAGGACTTCCAACCATGCCCAAGGGTGAAATTGCAATG TTAAAAATGAAACCTCAAGTGCACTATGGTGAGGATGATTGCCCACTTTCAGCTCCCAGTGACTTTCCAAAGGATGATGAACttcattttgagattgagatgATAGATTTCTTCAAAGCCAAG ATTGTTAGTGATGACTTGGGAGTTGTGAAGAAG GTAATAACTGAAGGTCAGGGTTGGGAATCCCCAAGGGAACCTTATGAAGTAAAAGCCTG GATTTCTGCAAAGACTGGTGATGGGAAAGTGCTTGTTCCACGTACTCAAGGAGAACcgtttttctttaattttggaAAGTCTGAG ATACCTAAAGGTCTTGAGATGGGAATTGGTACAATGTCACGGCAAGAGAAGGCAGTGATATATGTCAGCAGTCAGTATTTGACTCCATCTCCTTTCCTGCCTGTGGTAGAAGGTGTTGAAGAAGTTCATTTTGAAGTGGAGCTTGTCCACTTTATTCAG GTGCGAGACATGCTTGGAGATGGGCGTCTGATTAAAAGGCGTATTCGTGATGGGAAAG GTGAGTTTCCTATGGATTGTCCTCTTCACGACAGCCTTCTACGAGTCCATTACAAGGGCATGATTCTTAATGAGGAAAAGACAATCTTCTTTGATACGAGAGTTAACAATAATGGTCAGCCTTTGGAGTTCTGTTCTGGAGAAGGCCTT GTGCCTGAGGGATTTGAAATGTGTGTTCGTTTGATGCTGCCTGGAGAGATAGCTCTGGTCACATGTCCTCCTGATTATGCATACGACAAGTTTGCTAG GCCTGCTAATGTTCCTGAAGGAGCTCATATTCAATGGGAAATCGAGCTTCTTGGTTTTGAAATGCCAAAG GATTGGACTGGTTTGGACTTTACAAGCATAATAGATGAAGCAGAGAAGATAAGAAATACA GGGAACAGGCTATTTAAAGAAGGAAAATTTGAACTTGCCAAGGCAAAGTATGACAAG GTGCTTCGGGAATTTAATCACGTTAATCCACAAGATGATGAAGAAGGGAAAACATTTTCAAACACGAGG AATTTGCTACATCTGAATGTGGCTGCATGCTACTTTAAAATGGGAGAATGCAGAAAATCCATTGAGACATGCAACAAG GTTATAGAGGCAAACCCTGGACATGTTAAGGCTCTCTACCGCCGTGGAATGGCCTTCATGGCTGCTGGAGATTTTGAGGAAGCAAAGAGTGACTTCAACAAG ATGATACAACTTGACAAGTCAACGGAACCAGACGCAACAGCTGCTCTTCTAAAAGTGAAGCAGCAGGAACAG GAAGTTGAGAAGAGGCAACGGAAACAATTCAAGGGACTATTTGATAAGAAGCCGGGGGAAATTTCCGAGGTTGGAACCGAAGAAGATGGAGATAAGACTGCGGATGTAAATCAGAAGAATGATGATCAAGAGGAGGATTTAGATGGAGATACTTCAGAAACCTCTCGTGAAGTTGCGGGGAATGCAGCTCAAACATCAGCCCCCCAAACCACATTCTGGCCCAGATTACTTAGAGTCCTTGGACGGGTAGGATGGACCAACATGCTTTTCAATGTCACATTCCTCTTTGTTCTGGCCTATTTGCTGAACCTGTGGTTTAATTAG
- the LOC112193391 gene encoding uncharacterized protein LOC112193391, producing the protein MADEFDDAAFWLPQEILTYSDDEISPKIDSGSRKMSSFGSDTDATFKTALFPFEFPHSGFGAFGVSSDFSSPVESSETESDEEEYLAGLTRQLAQSTLDDEFKRYDSVLGSKNNSKPWVSSGSPQSTLCAAGNGCGCGGQGSSRGSPNAQSPPATWDLLHAAAGEVAKMRIQEEALRFDQKSRGILGAPRELSPVTVPDFGYYLQHQQQSLSQKHLQFERLRQQQILKNNISAVLAQSQANGRFQHQRAQSHPMVQNRVRNTNNGPLGLSPSAWPPLQQAQRQQFQPNGPGFQGALMGAKKESTGTGVFLPRQIGTPSEYPRGKKQQPKQACPTVFVPAKVVHALKLNVEEMRVQSQPQVHNCFNGRNNPDYELALRLRNNSIAIAQPNRSMMRPQAPVNHEIRLPQEWTY; encoded by the exons ATGGCTGATGAGTTCGACGACGCCGCGTTTTGGTTACCTCAGGAGATTCTCACCTATTCCGACGACGAAATCAGTCCCAAGATTGACTCCGGGAGCCGGAAGATGAGTTCGTTTGGCTCTGACACTGACGCTACCTTCAAGACTGCTCTGTTTCCCTTCGAGTTTCCCCACTCCGGGTTTGGGGCTTTCGGTGTCTCCTCCGATTTCAGCTCCCCGGTGGAGTCCAGCGAGACTGAGAGCGACGAGGAAGAGTATCTCGCTGGGCTGACTCGCCAGCTGGCGCAGTCCACTCTCGACGACGAGTTTAAGCGCTACGACTCGGTTCTTGGCTCCAAGAACAACTCAAAG CCGTGGGTGTCGTCTGGTTCACCGCAATCGACGCTGTGTGCGGCCGGGAATGGTTGCGGCTGCGGCGGACAAGGCTCGAGCCGGGGAAGCCCGAACGCTCAGTCGCCGCCGGCCACTTGGGATCTTCTACATGCGGCTGCAGGGGAAGTGGCTAAGATGCGCATCCAGGAAGAAGCTTTGCGTTTCGACCAAAAAAGCAGAGGCATCTTGGGTGCTCCAAGGGAGCTCTCTCCAGTCACTGTCCCTGATTTCGGGTACTACCTCCAGCACCAACAGCAGTCACTTTCCCAGAAGCACTtgcag TTTGAGCGGTTGAGACAGCAACAGATTCTGAAGAACAACATCTCGGCGGTGCTTGCTCAGTCTCAGGCGAACGGAAGATTCCAGCACCAGCGGGCTCAGTCCCATCCGATGGTCCAGAACCGAGTCAGGAACACCAACAATGGACCCCTGGGTCTTTCGCCGTCGGCTTGGCCTCCACTGCAACAAGCTCAGCGGCAACAGTTTCAGCCGAATGGGCCTGGATTCCAAGGTGCTCTCATGGGAGCCAAAAAGGAGTCTACTGGTACTGGTGTGTTCTTACCCCGCCAAATCGGAACCCCATCTGAATATCCTCGCGGCAAGAAGCAACAACCCAAACAAG CTTGCCCAACGGTTTTCGTCCCAGCTAAAGTTGTCCATGCATTGAAGTTGAACGTTGAAGAAATGCGCGTGCAGTCACAGCCTCAAGTCCATAACTGTTTCAATGGAAGAAACAATCCTGACTATG AACTTGCTCTTCGGCTTCGGAATAACAGCATCGCCATAGCTCAGCCGAATCGCAGCATGATGAGGCCACAGGCACCAGTGAACCATGAGATTAGGCTTCCCCAGGAGTGGACTTACTAG